One Gemmatimonadaceae bacterium genomic region harbors:
- a CDS encoding aromatic ring-hydroxylating dioxygenase subunit alpha — protein MHELTDADLEIVPVERSETVPSSWYVHPQFHAIDRDAVFATTWQGVGHVSMVAGPGDYFLATVADNPIIVICDKDGILRAFYNVCRHRAGPLALEPSGCVKALTCKYHGWTYLLDGTLRGVPQFDRTELFDKKDFGLIPVGVDVWEGFVFVCLEPAKAPPLAQVFAGIAERIRPNSLTTKQLVRRVDYDVESNWKVYVDNFLEGYHIPHVHPELNKALDYSAYTTELGAWHTLQHSPLKDDNVYTGSAGGEAFYYWVYPNFMLNVLPHRVQANLVLPNGPDRCTVIFWYYYDNPDAPGCAEQIQGDVDYSDMVQVEDREICQKVHAGLQSRGYERGRFSPEMESGVYHFQCLLKGSYRAWRG, from the coding sequence ATGCATGAGCTGACCGACGCCGATCTCGAGATCGTTCCCGTGGAACGATCCGAGACGGTACCGTCGTCGTGGTATGTACACCCGCAATTTCATGCGATCGATCGCGACGCCGTGTTCGCCACCACGTGGCAAGGCGTGGGACACGTGTCCATGGTGGCCGGCCCCGGCGATTACTTCTTGGCCACCGTCGCCGACAATCCCATCATTGTTATTTGCGACAAAGACGGCATACTGCGCGCTTTCTACAACGTGTGTCGCCATCGCGCCGGGCCGTTGGCGCTTGAGCCCTCAGGTTGCGTGAAGGCACTCACCTGCAAGTACCACGGCTGGACGTATCTGTTGGACGGCACACTGCGCGGCGTCCCGCAGTTTGACCGCACGGAACTGTTCGACAAGAAAGACTTCGGCCTGATTCCCGTGGGCGTGGATGTGTGGGAAGGCTTTGTATTCGTGTGTCTCGAACCTGCCAAGGCGCCACCACTGGCCCAGGTGTTTGCCGGCATCGCCGAACGCATTCGTCCCAACAGCTTGACCACCAAGCAATTGGTGCGACGCGTGGACTACGATGTGGAGAGCAACTGGAAAGTGTACGTGGACAATTTTCTCGAGGGGTACCACATCCCCCACGTGCACCCGGAGCTCAACAAGGCGCTGGACTATTCGGCCTACACCACCGAACTGGGTGCCTGGCACACGCTGCAGCACAGTCCACTGAAAGACGACAACGTGTACACCGGCAGCGCCGGCGGCGAGGCGTTCTACTACTGGGTGTACCCGAACTTCATGCTGAACGTGCTGCCGCATCGGGTGCAGGCCAACCTCGTGCTGCCCAATGGCCCCGATCGGTGCACGGTGATTTTCTGGTACTACTACGACAACCCCGACGCGCCAGGGTGTGCGGAGCAGATTCAGGGCGATGTGGACTACAGCGACATGGTGCAGGTGGAAGACCGGGAGATCTGCCAGAAGGTGCACGCCGGGTTGCAGTCGCGCGGGTATGAGCGGGGCCGGTTTTCACCGGAGATGGAGTCGGGGGTGTACCACTTTCAGTGCTTGCTCAAGGGGTCGTACCGGGCGTGGCGGGGGTGA
- a CDS encoding creatininase family protein — protein sequence MRRTPLAALALALTAAFVLPFTTNAQATAGRPATPRPTAAKSTEPLVEFEMMTWPEVKAAMDAGKTTALFYTGGTEQRGPQNVNGGHNLMGRATVKAIALQLGNAIAMPVLPYTPNNASATLPGTIGLTPEILSMVLERIAEQAIATGFKNVVLMGDHGGGQPNAYKSVAEKLDAKYAEKGIHVFFCDEVYATAQADFDKWLKDNGYPVSSHAGIPDTSEMLYLGGQAWTREELIPTALGDTVAARGAPRDPNAVRVNNGITGDARRSSRELGKRAFDNKVEHAVRQIKTFIPQ from the coding sequence ATGCGCCGCACCCCGCTCGCCGCACTCGCGCTGGCCCTTACCGCCGCGTTCGTCCTTCCCTTCACCACCAACGCGCAGGCAACGGCCGGCCGACCGGCCACACCCAGGCCCACCGCAGCCAAATCAACCGAGCCGCTGGTTGAGTTCGAGATGATGACCTGGCCCGAAGTGAAGGCCGCCATGGACGCCGGCAAAACCACCGCACTCTTCTATACCGGGGGCACCGAACAGCGCGGCCCGCAAAACGTGAACGGTGGCCACAACCTCATGGGCCGCGCCACAGTGAAAGCCATCGCGCTCCAACTCGGCAACGCCATTGCCATGCCGGTGCTGCCGTACACGCCCAACAACGCCAGCGCCACGCTGCCGGGCACCATTGGGCTCACCCCCGAAATTTTGAGCATGGTGCTGGAGCGCATTGCCGAACAGGCCATCGCCACCGGTTTCAAGAACGTCGTGCTGATGGGCGATCACGGTGGTGGTCAGCCCAACGCGTACAAGTCGGTGGCCGAAAAGCTGGACGCCAAGTACGCCGAGAAGGGCATTCACGTGTTCTTCTGCGACGAAGTGTATGCCACGGCGCAGGCCGACTTCGACAAGTGGCTCAAGGACAACGGCTACCCAGTGAGCTCGCACGCCGGCATTCCCGATACGTCGGAGATGCTGTATTTGGGCGGACAAGCATGGACGCGCGAAGAGCTGATTCCCACTGCGTTGGGTGACACCGTTGCCGCGCGCGGCGCACCGCGTGATCCGAATGCCGTGCGTGTCAACAACGGCATCACCGGCGACGCGCGTCGCTCAAGCCGCGAGCTGGGCAAGCGGGCCTTCGACAACAAGGTCGAACACGCGGTGCGCCAAATCAAAACGTTCATCCCGCAGTGA
- a CDS encoding DUF4160 domain-containing protein, which yields MPRAPVARSHSCVSHGTAHQPRPYRFFFYAGDRAEPTHVHVERDANRAKVWLNPVRLQDSGGFPPAELARILMMVREHEAVLQRRWDDYFAD from the coding sequence ATGCCGCGCGCACCTGTTGCCCGGTCGCATTCATGCGTATCACATGGGACCGCTCACCAGCCCCGCCCGTACCGCTTCTTCTTCTACGCCGGTGATCGGGCTGAACCGACGCACGTGCACGTCGAACGTGATGCCAATCGAGCTAAGGTCTGGCTGAATCCTGTCCGATTGCAGGACAGCGGTGGCTTTCCGCCTGCCGAGTTGGCGCGTATCCTGATGATGGTCCGGGAACACGAAGCCGTCTTGCAGAGGAGGTGGGATGACTACTTCGCCGATTGA
- a CDS encoding DUF2442 domain-containing protein, with amino-acid sequence MTTSPIEHWPALAESVQVTADTLTVDLADGRSISVPLAWYPRLAHGTQAERANWRLIGRGEGVHWPGFDEDISVDNLLSGARSGENQRSFKQWLASRAPGT; translated from the coding sequence ATGACTACTTCGCCGATTGAACACTGGCCGGCCCTCGCCGAGTCAGTTCAGGTCACGGCCGACACACTGACAGTAGATCTGGCGGACGGCCGGAGTATTTCCGTGCCGCTCGCCTGGTACCCGCGACTTGCGCACGGTACACAGGCCGAGCGCGCCAATTGGCGCCTCATCGGCCGCGGTGAGGGCGTTCACTGGCCCGGTTTCGACGAGGATATCAGCGTCGACAACTTGCTGAGCGGTGCGCGTTCTGGCGAAAACCAGCGCTCCTTCAAGCAGTGGCTGGCGTCCCGCGCGCCTGGCACTTGA
- a CDS encoding HigA family addiction module antidote protein encodes MLAFPHGPPTHPGEMILEEFLKPLTMTQTEFARRMGVAWTRANQLIKGKRGVTTDTALRLEQLFGMPAEFWLTLQLRWDLYQAMHAPSVKAIRKIQRAPGLAALPRSA; translated from the coding sequence ATGCTCGCATTCCCACACGGCCCGCCAACCCATCCCGGCGAGATGATTCTTGAGGAGTTTCTCAAACCGTTGACGATGACGCAGACCGAATTCGCGCGGCGCATGGGCGTCGCGTGGACGCGAGCCAATCAGTTGATCAAGGGGAAACGCGGCGTGACCACCGACACCGCGCTGCGCCTCGAGCAGCTCTTCGGAATGCCGGCCGAATTCTGGCTGACGCTGCAGCTGCGTTGGGATCTGTACCAGGCGATGCACGCACCGTCAGTGAAAGCGATTCGCAAGATCCAGCGCGCCCCCGGCTTGGCAGCCCTTCCGCGAAGCGCGTAA